TATTGAAACAAATAAAGGGTTGTCACTTGTCAGGTTCGTACTTTTCTCAAATAATGATCTTAAGGTATATGAGGAAGCACTGGAAAGATTAACCGCCCAAAAGCAATGATGGTGTTTGTCAGAATCCGGTATTTTCTTTGCCTGATGATTGAGGTATGCTAAAAACAAAGGTACTTGTTACGGCTTAAACAATATAACAAAATATTTTGTGCTACGATTTCATTTTTTAAAATCTAAGATTACGATACCGCCATCTATATCGACGTAGGCTGTAACCCAGCACATGCCTTTCATATTTTTATGCCCCAATCGTTTTGTACGCTGTAGAAATCATCATCGCTTATATATAATTCCTCCGGAGAATAACATGCGCTGCCGTAATAATAACTCCGGGACAATATTCCCTTGTAAAATGGCAATTGTACAGTTCCGTCTATACTTGCATACATGGTATATTTATTACCGGGTATCAACCCGGGCCGTTTTTATAATTTGTACGGAATTCCCGGTAACCGATTAGAATTGAATAAAATAGAAATGAATGTTAGAAAAAGCATTAAGGAGGCGTTTTATGGTAACGGCATTTGTACATATAGTGTGTAAACCGGAAAGACTTGAAGATATAGCAGAGTCCATCTCACAAATGGATGGAATCTCAGAAGTTTACTCTATTACCGGTGATTTTGATCTGCTTGCCATTGTCAGGGTAGCAAGTATAGATGAACTGCCGGAGATTGTAGCGGATAACATACTCAAGCAGGATGGAATTATAAAGGCAAGCACATCCATTGGTTTTAAGGTTTTCTCAAGACATAATCTCGAAGCTATGTTTTCCATAGGTCTTGAATA
The genomic region above belongs to Deltaproteobacteria bacterium and contains:
- a CDS encoding Lrp/AsnC ligand binding domain-containing protein gives rise to the protein MVTAFVHIVCKPERLEDIAESISQMDGISEVYSITGDFDLLAIVRVASIDELPEIVADNILKQDGIIKASTSIGFKVFSRHNLEAMFSIGLE